A stretch of Eulemur rufifrons isolate Redbay chromosome 5, OSU_ERuf_1, whole genome shotgun sequence DNA encodes these proteins:
- the HNRNPH1 gene encoding heterogeneous nuclear ribonucleoprotein H isoform X8: MAMQRPGPYDRPGAGRGYNSIGRGAGFERMRRGAYGGGYGGYDDYNGYNDGYGFGSDRFGRDLNYCFSGMSDHRYGDGGSTFQSTTGHCVHMRGLPYRATENDIYNFFSPLNPVRVHIEIGPDGRVTGEADVEFATHEDAVAAMSKDKANMQHRYVELFLNSTAGASGGAYEHRYVELFLNSTAGASGGAYGSQMMGGMGLSNQSSYGGPASQQLSGGYGGGYGGQSSMSGYGNQGAVNSSYYSSGSRASVGVNGMGGMSSMSSMSGGWGM, translated from the exons ATGGCCATGCAGCGGCCAGGTCCCTATGACAGACCTGGGGCTGGCAGAGGGTATAACAGCATTGGCAGAGGAGCTGGCTTTGAGAGGATGAGGCGTGGCGCTTATGGTGGAG GCTATGGAGGCTACGATGATTATAATGGCTATAATGATGGCTATGGATTTGGGTCAGATAGATTTGGAAGAG ACCTCAATTATTGTTTTTCAGGAATGTCTGATCACAGATACGGGGATGGTGGCTCTACTTTCCAGAGCACAACGGGGCACTGTGTACACATGCGTGGATTACCTTACAGAGCTACCGAGAATGACATTTATAAT TTCTTCTCACCACTCAACCCTGTGCGAGTACACATTGAAATTGGTCCTGATGGCAGAGTAACTGGTGAGGCAGATGTTGAGTTTGCAACTCATGAAGATGCCGTGGCAGCTATGTCAAAAGACAAAGCAAATATGC aacACAGATATGTAGAACTCTTCTTGAATTCTACAGCAGGAGCAAGCGGTGGTGCTTACG AACACAGATATGTAGAACTCTTCTTGAATTCTACAGCAGGAGCAAGCGGTGGTGCTTATGGTAGCCAAATGATGGGAGGCATGGGCTTGT CAAACCAGTCCAGTTATGGTGGCCCAGCCAGCCAGCAGCTGAGTGGTGGTTATGGAGGCGGCTATGGTGGCCAGAGCAGCATGAGTGGATatggtaa CCAAGGAGCAGTGAACAGCAGCTACTACAGTAGTGGAAGCCGTGCATCTGTGGGCGTGAACGGAATGGGAGGGATGTCTAGCATGTCCAGTATGAGTGGTGGATGGGGAATGTAA
- the HNRNPH1 gene encoding heterogeneous nuclear ribonucleoprotein H isoform X6, whose product MMLGTEGGEGFVVKVRGLPWSCSADEVQRFFSVFKSNNVEMDWVLKHTGPNSPDTANDGFVRLRGLPFGCSKEEIVQFFSGLEIVPNGITLPVDFQGRSTGEAFVQFASQEIAEKALKKHKERIGHRYIEIFKSSRAEVRTHYDPPRKLMAMQRPGPYDRPGAGRGYNSIGRGAGFERMRRGAYGGGYGGYDDYNGYNDGYGFGSDRFGRDLNYCFSGMSDHRYGDGGSTFQSTTGHCVHMRGLPYRATENDIYNFFSPLNPVRVHIEIGPDGRVTGEADVEFATHEDAVAAMSKDKANMQHRYVELFLNSTAGASGGAYEHRYVELFLNSTAGASGGAYGSQMMGGMGLSNQSSYGGPASQQLSGGYGGGYGGQSSMSGYDQVLQENSSDFQSNIA is encoded by the exons ATGATGTTGGGCACCGAAGGCGGAGAGGGGTTCGTGGTGAAGGTCCGGGGCTTGCCCTGGTCTTGCTCGGCGGATGAAGTGCAGCGTTTTTTTTCTG TATTCAAGTCAAACAACGTTGAAATGGATTGGGTGTTGAAGCATACTGGTCCAAATAGTCCTGACACGGCCAATGATGGCTTTGTACGGCTTAGAGGACTCCCCTTTGGATGTAGCAAGGAAGAAATTGTTCAGTTCTTCTCAG GGTTGGAAATCGTGCCAAATGGGATAACATTGCCGGTGGACTTCCAGGGGAGGAGTACGGGGGAGGCCTTCGTGCAGTTTGCTTCACAGGAAATAGCTGAAAAGGCTCTAAAGAAACACAAGGAAAGAATAGGGCACAG GTATATCGAAATCTTTAAGAGCAGTCGGGCTGAAGTTAGAACTCACTATGATCCACCACGAAAGCTTATGGCCATGCAGCGGCCAGGTCCCTATGACAGACCTGGGGCTGGCAGAGGGTATAACAGCATTGGCAGAGGAGCTGGCTTTGAGAGGATGAGGCGTGGCGCTTATGGTGGAG GCTATGGAGGCTACGATGATTATAATGGCTATAATGATGGCTATGGATTTGGGTCAGATAGATTTGGAAGAG ACCTCAATTATTGTTTTTCAGGAATGTCTGATCACAGATACGGGGATGGTGGCTCTACTTTCCAGAGCACAACGGGGCACTGTGTACACATGCGTGGATTACCTTACAGAGCTACCGAGAATGACATTTATAAT TTCTTCTCACCACTCAACCCTGTGCGAGTACACATTGAAATTGGTCCTGATGGCAGAGTAACTGGTGAGGCAGATGTTGAGTTTGCAACTCATGAAGATGCCGTGGCAGCTATGTCAAAAGACAAAGCAAATATGC aacACAGATATGTAGAACTCTTCTTGAATTCTACAGCAGGAGCAAGCGGTGGTGCTTACG AACACAGATATGTAGAACTCTTCTTGAATTCTACAGCAGGAGCAAGCGGTGGTGCTTATGGTAGCCAAATGATGGGAGGCATGGGCTTGT CAAACCAGTCCAGTTATGGTGGCCCAGCCAGCCAGCAGCTGAGTGGTGGTTATGGAGGCGGCTATGGTGGCCAGAGCAGCATGAGTGGATatg ACCAAGTTTTACAGGAAAACTCCAGTGATTTTCAATCAAACATTGCATag
- the HNRNPH1 gene encoding heterogeneous nuclear ribonucleoprotein H isoform X4 yields the protein MMLGTEGGEGFVVKVRGLPWSCSADEVQRFFSDCKIQNGAQGIRFIYTREGRPSGEAFVELESEDEVKLALKKDRETMGHRYVEVFKSNNVEMDWVLKHTGPNSPDTANDGFVRLRGLPFGCSKEEIVQFFSGLEIVPNGITLPVDFQGRSTGEAFVQFASQEIAEKALKKHKERIGHRYIEIFKSSRAEVRTHYDPPRKLMAMQRPGPYDRPGAGRGYNSIGRGAGFERMRRGAYGGGYGGYDDYNGYNDGYGFGSDRFGRDLNYCFSGMSDHRYGDGGSTFQSTTGHCVHMRGLPYRATENDIYNFFSPLNPVRVHIEIGPDGRVTGEADVEFATHEDAVAAMSKDKANMQHRYVELFLNSTAGASGGAYGSQMLGGMGLSNQSSYGGPASQQLSGGYGGGYGGQSSMSGYDQVLQENSSDFQSNIA from the exons ATGATGTTGGGCACCGAAGGCGGAGAGGGGTTCGTGGTGAAGGTCCGGGGCTTGCCCTGGTCTTGCTCGGCGGATGAAGTGCAGCGTTTTTTTTCTG ACTGCAAAATTCAAAATGGGGCTCAAGGTATTCGTTTCATCTACACGAGAGAAGGCAGACCGAGTGGCGAGGCTTTTGTTGAACTCGAATCAGAAGATGAAGTCAAATTGGCCctgaaaaaagacagagaaactaTGGGACACAGATATGTTGAAG TATTCAAGTCAAACAACGTTGAAATGGATTGGGTGTTGAAGCATACTGGTCCAAATAGTCCTGACACGGCCAATGATGGCTTTGTACGGCTTAGAGGACTCCCCTTTGGATGTAGCAAGGAAGAAATTGTTCAGTTCTTCTCAG GGTTGGAAATCGTGCCAAATGGGATAACATTGCCGGTGGACTTCCAGGGGAGGAGTACGGGGGAGGCCTTCGTGCAGTTTGCTTCACAGGAAATAGCTGAAAAGGCTCTAAAGAAACACAAGGAAAGAATAGGGCACAG GTATATCGAAATCTTTAAGAGCAGTCGGGCTGAAGTTAGAACTCACTATGATCCACCACGAAAGCTTATGGCCATGCAGCGGCCAGGTCCCTATGACAGACCTGGGGCTGGCAGAGGGTATAACAGCATTGGCAGAGGAGCTGGCTTTGAGAGGATGAGGCGTGGCGCTTATGGTGGAG GCTATGGAGGCTACGATGATTATAATGGCTATAATGATGGCTATGGATTTGGGTCAGATAGATTTGGAAGAG ACCTCAATTATTGTTTTTCAGGAATGTCTGATCACAGATACGGGGATGGTGGCTCTACTTTCCAGAGCACAACGGGGCACTGTGTACACATGCGTGGATTACCTTACAGAGCTACCGAGAATGACATTTATAAT TTCTTCTCACCACTCAACCCTGTGCGAGTACACATTGAAATTGGTCCTGATGGCAGAGTAACTGGTGAGGCAGATGTTGAGTTTGCAACTCATGAAGATGCCGTGGCAGCTATGTCAAAAGACAAAGCAAATATGC aacACAGATATGTAGAACTCTTCTTGAATTCTACAGCAGGAGCAAGCGGTGGTGCTTACGGTAGCCAAATGCTAGGAGGCATGGGTTTGT CAAACCAGTCCAGTTATGGTGGCCCAGCCAGCCAGCAGCTGAGTGGTGGTTATGGAGGCGGCTATGGTGGCCAGAGCAGCATGAGTGGATatg ACCAAGTTTTACAGGAAAACTCCAGTGATTTTCAATCAAACATTGCATag
- the HNRNPH1 gene encoding heterogeneous nuclear ribonucleoprotein H isoform X1, giving the protein MMLGTEGGEGFVVKVRGLPWSCSADEVQRFFSDCKIQNGAQGIRFIYTREGRPSGEAFVELESEDEVKLALKKDRETMGHRYVEVFKSNNVEMDWVLKHTGPNSPDTANDGFVRLRGLPFGCSKEEIVQFFSGLEIVPNGITLPVDFQGRSTGEAFVQFASQEIAEKALKKHKERIGHRYIEIFKSSRAEVRTHYDPPRKLMAMQRPGPYDRPGAGRGYNSIGRGAGFERMRRGAYGGGYGGYDDYNGYNDGYGFGSDRFGRDLNYCFSGMSDHRYGDGGSTFQSTTGHCVHMRGLPYRATENDIYNFFSPLNPVRVHIEIGPDGRVTGEADVEFATHEDAVAAMSKDKANMQHRYVELFLNSTAGASGGAYEHRYVELFLNSTAGASGGAYGSQMMGGMGLSNQSSYGGPASQQLSGGYGGGYGGQSSMSGYDQVLQENSSDFQSNIA; this is encoded by the exons ATGATGTTGGGCACCGAAGGCGGAGAGGGGTTCGTGGTGAAGGTCCGGGGCTTGCCCTGGTCTTGCTCGGCGGATGAAGTGCAGCGTTTTTTTTCTG ACTGCAAAATTCAAAATGGGGCTCAAGGTATTCGTTTCATCTACACGAGAGAAGGCAGACCGAGTGGCGAGGCTTTTGTTGAACTCGAATCAGAAGATGAAGTCAAATTGGCCctgaaaaaagacagagaaactaTGGGACACAGATATGTTGAAG TATTCAAGTCAAACAACGTTGAAATGGATTGGGTGTTGAAGCATACTGGTCCAAATAGTCCTGACACGGCCAATGATGGCTTTGTACGGCTTAGAGGACTCCCCTTTGGATGTAGCAAGGAAGAAATTGTTCAGTTCTTCTCAG GGTTGGAAATCGTGCCAAATGGGATAACATTGCCGGTGGACTTCCAGGGGAGGAGTACGGGGGAGGCCTTCGTGCAGTTTGCTTCACAGGAAATAGCTGAAAAGGCTCTAAAGAAACACAAGGAAAGAATAGGGCACAG GTATATCGAAATCTTTAAGAGCAGTCGGGCTGAAGTTAGAACTCACTATGATCCACCACGAAAGCTTATGGCCATGCAGCGGCCAGGTCCCTATGACAGACCTGGGGCTGGCAGAGGGTATAACAGCATTGGCAGAGGAGCTGGCTTTGAGAGGATGAGGCGTGGCGCTTATGGTGGAG GCTATGGAGGCTACGATGATTATAATGGCTATAATGATGGCTATGGATTTGGGTCAGATAGATTTGGAAGAG ACCTCAATTATTGTTTTTCAGGAATGTCTGATCACAGATACGGGGATGGTGGCTCTACTTTCCAGAGCACAACGGGGCACTGTGTACACATGCGTGGATTACCTTACAGAGCTACCGAGAATGACATTTATAAT TTCTTCTCACCACTCAACCCTGTGCGAGTACACATTGAAATTGGTCCTGATGGCAGAGTAACTGGTGAGGCAGATGTTGAGTTTGCAACTCATGAAGATGCCGTGGCAGCTATGTCAAAAGACAAAGCAAATATGC aacACAGATATGTAGAACTCTTCTTGAATTCTACAGCAGGAGCAAGCGGTGGTGCTTACG AACACAGATATGTAGAACTCTTCTTGAATTCTACAGCAGGAGCAAGCGGTGGTGCTTATGGTAGCCAAATGATGGGAGGCATGGGCTTGT CAAACCAGTCCAGTTATGGTGGCCCAGCCAGCCAGCAGCTGAGTGGTGGTTATGGAGGCGGCTATGGTGGCCAGAGCAGCATGAGTGGATatg ACCAAGTTTTACAGGAAAACTCCAGTGATTTTCAATCAAACATTGCATag
- the HNRNPH1 gene encoding heterogeneous nuclear ribonucleoprotein H isoform X9 — MAMQRPGPYDRPGAGRGYNSIGRGAGFERMRRGAYGGGYGGYDDYNGYNDGYGFGSDRFGRDLNYCFSGMSDHRYGDGGSTFQSTTGHCVHMRGLPYRATENDIYNFFSPLNPVRVHIEIGPDGRVTGEADVEFATHEDAVAAMSKDKANMQHRYVELFLNSTAGASGGAYEHRYVELFLNSTAGASGGAYGSQMMGGMGLSNQSSYGGPASQQLSGGYGGGYGGQSSMSGYDQVLQENSSDFQSNIA, encoded by the exons ATGGCCATGCAGCGGCCAGGTCCCTATGACAGACCTGGGGCTGGCAGAGGGTATAACAGCATTGGCAGAGGAGCTGGCTTTGAGAGGATGAGGCGTGGCGCTTATGGTGGAG GCTATGGAGGCTACGATGATTATAATGGCTATAATGATGGCTATGGATTTGGGTCAGATAGATTTGGAAGAG ACCTCAATTATTGTTTTTCAGGAATGTCTGATCACAGATACGGGGATGGTGGCTCTACTTTCCAGAGCACAACGGGGCACTGTGTACACATGCGTGGATTACCTTACAGAGCTACCGAGAATGACATTTATAAT TTCTTCTCACCACTCAACCCTGTGCGAGTACACATTGAAATTGGTCCTGATGGCAGAGTAACTGGTGAGGCAGATGTTGAGTTTGCAACTCATGAAGATGCCGTGGCAGCTATGTCAAAAGACAAAGCAAATATGC aacACAGATATGTAGAACTCTTCTTGAATTCTACAGCAGGAGCAAGCGGTGGTGCTTACG AACACAGATATGTAGAACTCTTCTTGAATTCTACAGCAGGAGCAAGCGGTGGTGCTTATGGTAGCCAAATGATGGGAGGCATGGGCTTGT CAAACCAGTCCAGTTATGGTGGCCCAGCCAGCCAGCAGCTGAGTGGTGGTTATGGAGGCGGCTATGGTGGCCAGAGCAGCATGAGTGGATatg ACCAAGTTTTACAGGAAAACTCCAGTGATTTTCAATCAAACATTGCATag
- the HNRNPH1 gene encoding heterogeneous nuclear ribonucleoprotein H isoform X5: protein MMLGTEGGEGFVVKVRGLPWSCSADEVQRFFSDCKIQNGAQGIRFIYTREGRPSGEAFVELESEDEVKLALKKDRETMGHRYVEVFKSNNVEMDWVLKHTGPNSPDTANDGFVRLRGLPFGCSKEEIVQFFSGLEIVPNGITLPVDFQGRSTGEAFVQFASQEIAEKALKKHKERIGHRYIEIFKSSRAEVRTHYDPPRKLMAMQRPGPYDRPGAGRGYNSIGRGAGFERMRRGAYGGGYGGYDDYNGYNDGYGFGSDRFGRGMSDHRYGDGGSTFQSTTGHCVHMRGLPYRATENDIYNFFSPLNPVRVHIEIGPDGRVTGEADVEFATHEDAVAAMSKDKANMQHRYVELFLNSTAGASGGAYGSQMLGGMGLSNQSSYGGPASQQLSGGYGGGYGGQSSMSGYDQVLQENSSDFQSNIA, encoded by the exons ATGATGTTGGGCACCGAAGGCGGAGAGGGGTTCGTGGTGAAGGTCCGGGGCTTGCCCTGGTCTTGCTCGGCGGATGAAGTGCAGCGTTTTTTTTCTG ACTGCAAAATTCAAAATGGGGCTCAAGGTATTCGTTTCATCTACACGAGAGAAGGCAGACCGAGTGGCGAGGCTTTTGTTGAACTCGAATCAGAAGATGAAGTCAAATTGGCCctgaaaaaagacagagaaactaTGGGACACAGATATGTTGAAG TATTCAAGTCAAACAACGTTGAAATGGATTGGGTGTTGAAGCATACTGGTCCAAATAGTCCTGACACGGCCAATGATGGCTTTGTACGGCTTAGAGGACTCCCCTTTGGATGTAGCAAGGAAGAAATTGTTCAGTTCTTCTCAG GGTTGGAAATCGTGCCAAATGGGATAACATTGCCGGTGGACTTCCAGGGGAGGAGTACGGGGGAGGCCTTCGTGCAGTTTGCTTCACAGGAAATAGCTGAAAAGGCTCTAAAGAAACACAAGGAAAGAATAGGGCACAG GTATATCGAAATCTTTAAGAGCAGTCGGGCTGAAGTTAGAACTCACTATGATCCACCACGAAAGCTTATGGCCATGCAGCGGCCAGGTCCCTATGACAGACCTGGGGCTGGCAGAGGGTATAACAGCATTGGCAGAGGAGCTGGCTTTGAGAGGATGAGGCGTGGCGCTTATGGTGGAG GCTATGGAGGCTACGATGATTATAATGGCTATAATGATGGCTATGGATTTGGGTCAGATAGATTTGGAAGAG GAATGTCTGATCACAGATACGGGGATGGTGGCTCTACTTTCCAGAGCACAACGGGGCACTGTGTACACATGCGTGGATTACCTTACAGAGCTACCGAGAATGACATTTATAAT TTCTTCTCACCACTCAACCCTGTGCGAGTACACATTGAAATTGGTCCTGATGGCAGAGTAACTGGTGAGGCAGATGTTGAGTTTGCAACTCATGAAGATGCCGTGGCAGCTATGTCAAAAGACAAAGCAAATATGC aacACAGATATGTAGAACTCTTCTTGAATTCTACAGCAGGAGCAAGCGGTGGTGCTTACGGTAGCCAAATGCTAGGAGGCATGGGTTTGT CAAACCAGTCCAGTTATGGTGGCCCAGCCAGCCAGCAGCTGAGTGGTGGTTATGGAGGCGGCTATGGTGGCCAGAGCAGCATGAGTGGATatg ACCAAGTTTTACAGGAAAACTCCAGTGATTTTCAATCAAACATTGCATag
- the HNRNPH1 gene encoding heterogeneous nuclear ribonucleoprotein H isoform X7 produces MMLGTEGGEGFVVKVRGLPWSCSADEVQRFFSDCKIQNGAQGIRFIYTREGRPSGEAFVELESEDEVKLALKKDRETMGHRYVEVFKSNNVEMDWVLKHTGPNSPDTANDGFVRLRGLPFGCSKEEIVQFFSGMSDHRYGDGGSTFQSTTGHCVHMRGLPYRATENDIYNFFSPLNPVRVHIEIGPDGRVTGEADVEFATHEDAVAAMSKDKANMQHRYVELFLNSTAGASGGAYEHRYVELFLNSTAGASGGAYGSQMMGGMGLSNQSSYGGPASQQLSGGYGGGYGGQSSMSGYDQVLQENSSDFQSNIA; encoded by the exons ATGATGTTGGGCACCGAAGGCGGAGAGGGGTTCGTGGTGAAGGTCCGGGGCTTGCCCTGGTCTTGCTCGGCGGATGAAGTGCAGCGTTTTTTTTCTG ACTGCAAAATTCAAAATGGGGCTCAAGGTATTCGTTTCATCTACACGAGAGAAGGCAGACCGAGTGGCGAGGCTTTTGTTGAACTCGAATCAGAAGATGAAGTCAAATTGGCCctgaaaaaagacagagaaactaTGGGACACAGATATGTTGAAG TATTCAAGTCAAACAACGTTGAAATGGATTGGGTGTTGAAGCATACTGGTCCAAATAGTCCTGACACGGCCAATGATGGCTTTGTACGGCTTAGAGGACTCCCCTTTGGATGTAGCAAGGAAGAAATTGTTCAGTTCTTCTCAG GAATGTCTGATCACAGATACGGGGATGGTGGCTCTACTTTCCAGAGCACAACGGGGCACTGTGTACACATGCGTGGATTACCTTACAGAGCTACCGAGAATGACATTTATAAT TTCTTCTCACCACTCAACCCTGTGCGAGTACACATTGAAATTGGTCCTGATGGCAGAGTAACTGGTGAGGCAGATGTTGAGTTTGCAACTCATGAAGATGCCGTGGCAGCTATGTCAAAAGACAAAGCAAATATGC aacACAGATATGTAGAACTCTTCTTGAATTCTACAGCAGGAGCAAGCGGTGGTGCTTACG AACACAGATATGTAGAACTCTTCTTGAATTCTACAGCAGGAGCAAGCGGTGGTGCTTATGGTAGCCAAATGATGGGAGGCATGGGCTTGT CAAACCAGTCCAGTTATGGTGGCCCAGCCAGCCAGCAGCTGAGTGGTGGTTATGGAGGCGGCTATGGTGGCCAGAGCAGCATGAGTGGATatg ACCAAGTTTTACAGGAAAACTCCAGTGATTTTCAATCAAACATTGCATag
- the HNRNPH1 gene encoding heterogeneous nuclear ribonucleoprotein H isoform X2 gives MMLGTEGGEGFVVKVRGLPWSCSADEVQRFFSDCKIQNGAQGIRFIYTREGRPSGEAFVELESEDEVKLALKKDRETMGHRYVEVFKSNNVEMDWVLKHTGPNSPDTANDGFVRLRGLPFGCSKEEIVQFFSGLEIVPNGITLPVDFQGRSTGEAFVQFASQEIAEKALKKHKERIGHRYIEIFKSSRAEVRTHYDPPRKLMAMQRPGPYDRPGAGRGYNSIGRGAGFERMRRGAYGGGYGGYDDYNGYNDGYGFGSDRFGRGMSDHRYGDGGSTFQSTTGHCVHMRGLPYRATENDIYNFFSPLNPVRVHIEIGPDGRVTGEADVEFATHEDAVAAMSKDKANMQHRYVELFLNSTAGASGGAYEHRYVELFLNSTAGASGGAYGSQMMGGMGLSNQSSYGGPASQQLSGGYGGGYGGQSSMSGYDQVLQENSSDFQSNIA, from the exons ATGATGTTGGGCACCGAAGGCGGAGAGGGGTTCGTGGTGAAGGTCCGGGGCTTGCCCTGGTCTTGCTCGGCGGATGAAGTGCAGCGTTTTTTTTCTG ACTGCAAAATTCAAAATGGGGCTCAAGGTATTCGTTTCATCTACACGAGAGAAGGCAGACCGAGTGGCGAGGCTTTTGTTGAACTCGAATCAGAAGATGAAGTCAAATTGGCCctgaaaaaagacagagaaactaTGGGACACAGATATGTTGAAG TATTCAAGTCAAACAACGTTGAAATGGATTGGGTGTTGAAGCATACTGGTCCAAATAGTCCTGACACGGCCAATGATGGCTTTGTACGGCTTAGAGGACTCCCCTTTGGATGTAGCAAGGAAGAAATTGTTCAGTTCTTCTCAG GGTTGGAAATCGTGCCAAATGGGATAACATTGCCGGTGGACTTCCAGGGGAGGAGTACGGGGGAGGCCTTCGTGCAGTTTGCTTCACAGGAAATAGCTGAAAAGGCTCTAAAGAAACACAAGGAAAGAATAGGGCACAG GTATATCGAAATCTTTAAGAGCAGTCGGGCTGAAGTTAGAACTCACTATGATCCACCACGAAAGCTTATGGCCATGCAGCGGCCAGGTCCCTATGACAGACCTGGGGCTGGCAGAGGGTATAACAGCATTGGCAGAGGAGCTGGCTTTGAGAGGATGAGGCGTGGCGCTTATGGTGGAG GCTATGGAGGCTACGATGATTATAATGGCTATAATGATGGCTATGGATTTGGGTCAGATAGATTTGGAAGAG GAATGTCTGATCACAGATACGGGGATGGTGGCTCTACTTTCCAGAGCACAACGGGGCACTGTGTACACATGCGTGGATTACCTTACAGAGCTACCGAGAATGACATTTATAAT TTCTTCTCACCACTCAACCCTGTGCGAGTACACATTGAAATTGGTCCTGATGGCAGAGTAACTGGTGAGGCAGATGTTGAGTTTGCAACTCATGAAGATGCCGTGGCAGCTATGTCAAAAGACAAAGCAAATATGC aacACAGATATGTAGAACTCTTCTTGAATTCTACAGCAGGAGCAAGCGGTGGTGCTTACG AACACAGATATGTAGAACTCTTCTTGAATTCTACAGCAGGAGCAAGCGGTGGTGCTTATGGTAGCCAAATGATGGGAGGCATGGGCTTGT CAAACCAGTCCAGTTATGGTGGCCCAGCCAGCCAGCAGCTGAGTGGTGGTTATGGAGGCGGCTATGGTGGCCAGAGCAGCATGAGTGGATatg ACCAAGTTTTACAGGAAAACTCCAGTGATTTTCAATCAAACATTGCATag
- the HNRNPH1 gene encoding heterogeneous nuclear ribonucleoprotein H isoform X3 has translation MMLGTEGGEGFVVKVRGLPWSCSADEVQRFFSDCKIQNGAQGIRFIYTREGRPSGEAFVELESEDEVKLALKKDRETMGHRYVEVFKSNNVEMDWVLKHTGPNSPDTANDGFVRLRGLPFGCSKEEIVQFFSGLEIVPNGITLPVDFQGRSTGEAFVQFASQEIAEKALKKHKERIGHRYIEIFKSSRAEVRTHYDPPRKLMAMQRPGPYDRPGAGRGYNSIGRGAGFERMRRGAYGGGYGGYDDYNGYNDGYGFGSDRFGRDLNYCFSGMSDHRYGDGGSTFQSTTGHCVHMRGLPYRATENDIYNFFSPLNPVRVHIEIGPDGRVTGEADVEFATHEDAVAAMSKDKANMQHRYVELFLNSTAGASGGAYEHRYVELFLNSTAGASGGAYANQSSYGGPASQQLSGGYGGGYGGQSSMSGYDQVLQENSSDFQSNIA, from the exons ATGATGTTGGGCACCGAAGGCGGAGAGGGGTTCGTGGTGAAGGTCCGGGGCTTGCCCTGGTCTTGCTCGGCGGATGAAGTGCAGCGTTTTTTTTCTG ACTGCAAAATTCAAAATGGGGCTCAAGGTATTCGTTTCATCTACACGAGAGAAGGCAGACCGAGTGGCGAGGCTTTTGTTGAACTCGAATCAGAAGATGAAGTCAAATTGGCCctgaaaaaagacagagaaactaTGGGACACAGATATGTTGAAG TATTCAAGTCAAACAACGTTGAAATGGATTGGGTGTTGAAGCATACTGGTCCAAATAGTCCTGACACGGCCAATGATGGCTTTGTACGGCTTAGAGGACTCCCCTTTGGATGTAGCAAGGAAGAAATTGTTCAGTTCTTCTCAG GGTTGGAAATCGTGCCAAATGGGATAACATTGCCGGTGGACTTCCAGGGGAGGAGTACGGGGGAGGCCTTCGTGCAGTTTGCTTCACAGGAAATAGCTGAAAAGGCTCTAAAGAAACACAAGGAAAGAATAGGGCACAG GTATATCGAAATCTTTAAGAGCAGTCGGGCTGAAGTTAGAACTCACTATGATCCACCACGAAAGCTTATGGCCATGCAGCGGCCAGGTCCCTATGACAGACCTGGGGCTGGCAGAGGGTATAACAGCATTGGCAGAGGAGCTGGCTTTGAGAGGATGAGGCGTGGCGCTTATGGTGGAG GCTATGGAGGCTACGATGATTATAATGGCTATAATGATGGCTATGGATTTGGGTCAGATAGATTTGGAAGAG ACCTCAATTATTGTTTTTCAGGAATGTCTGATCACAGATACGGGGATGGTGGCTCTACTTTCCAGAGCACAACGGGGCACTGTGTACACATGCGTGGATTACCTTACAGAGCTACCGAGAATGACATTTATAAT TTCTTCTCACCACTCAACCCTGTGCGAGTACACATTGAAATTGGTCCTGATGGCAGAGTAACTGGTGAGGCAGATGTTGAGTTTGCAACTCATGAAGATGCCGTGGCAGCTATGTCAAAAGACAAAGCAAATATGC aacACAGATATGTAGAACTCTTCTTGAATTCTACAGCAGGAGCAAGCGGTGGTGCTTACG AACACAGATATGTAGAACTCTTCTTGAATTCTACAGCAGGAGCAAGCGGTGGTGCTTATG CAAACCAGTCCAGTTATGGTGGCCCAGCCAGCCAGCAGCTGAGTGGTGGTTATGGAGGCGGCTATGGTGGCCAGAGCAGCATGAGTGGATatg ACCAAGTTTTACAGGAAAACTCCAGTGATTTTCAATCAAACATTGCATag